One Polaribacter reichenbachii genomic window, CTTTTGGGCCATCTACATCAAAAGCAGCAACAGAAGGTTCTTACAATAACGAGCCTTATAGAGGCACTACTTTCGAAATTTCTGAAGGTGGATTTATGGGTTGGTTAGTAGGCTCTAGTACGTATGATATTATTTCAATTTCTAATGATGAGTTAATTGTTAGAATTATTCAAGATGGAGATGGTTTTGCATGGTATCATAAATTTACATCAACAAAACCAGTAGAAGGTGCTGTAAGTTATACTTACAATGATTTAGTTTGGGAAGACGATTTTAATACTGATGGCGCACCTAATACAGCAAACTGGACCTATGATTTAGGTGCAGGTGGTTGGGGAAATGGAGAAGCACAAACCTACACAGACGAATTAGAAAATGCGAAAATAGAAAATGGTTCTTTAATTATTACAGCTAAAGCTGATGGTAGTGGAGGCTATACTTCTGCAAGATTAAAATCTCAAGGATTACAAGAATTTACCTATGGTAGAGTAGAGGTTAGAGCAAAATTACCTGCTGCTCAAGGTACTTGGCCTGCAATCTGGATGTTGGGCTCTAATTTCCCTGATGTGGGTTGGCCAAAATGTGGCGAAATTGATATTATGGAAATGACAGGTCAAGATAAAAATACCACTTTAGGTACTTGTCATTGGTTTGATGAAGCAAGTCAATCTAAAGCAGATTATGGAGAAACAACTGCTATATCTAATGTTGATTCTGAGTTTCATTTGTATACTTTAGAGTGGACAGACACTGCCATAAAAATTTATTTAGATGATGTTCCTTTTTACGAATTAACAAATAGCTCAGATTTACCTTTTAATGCAGATTTCTTTTTAATTCTTAATGTAGCAATGGGTGGTACACTTGGTGGTACTATAGATGCTGGGTTTACAGAAGATACTATGGAAATTGATTACGTAAAAGTGTATCAATAATATTTTTATTTTAATTGGTTTAAATAAGGTCAGTTTATATTGACTGGCCTTATTTTTTAATGCTCACATCAGTTTTAGATCTTTAATTAATTCCTTCTTATGAAAAGCACTTTTATAGCCTTATTTGTTTTTTTCTTTACTCTAAATTCTTGCGCACAAAGCAATAATGTTGCTGTTGTAAGTAATAAGCAAGGCGTAAAATTAATGGTTAACGGAAAAGACTTTTTTATTAACGGAATGAATTGGGATTACTTTCCAATAGGCACAAATTACGAATACAGTCTTTGGAATCAATCAGAAGATTTTATAGAAAAAGCACTAGCATCAGAAATGAGTCTATTGCAAAAAATGGGCGTAAATACAATTCGTGTCTATGCTGGTATACCTCCAAAATGGATTACTCATATCTATAAAAACTACGGAATTTACACCATGTTAAATCATTCTTTTGGTAGATATGGAAACACAATAAATAACCAGTGGATTCCTGTTACAGATTACAGAAACCCAGAAACTCAAAAGGGTTTATTATCAGAAGTTACTAAAATGGCTAAGACCTATAAAGATACTCCAGGATTACTTTTATTCCTTTTAGGGAATGAGAATAATTATGGACTTTTTTGGGCAGGCTCAGAAACAGAAGACTTTCCTGATGATGAAAATCAAAAAAGAGAAATGGGCGAAAAAAGAGGGAGACCAATGTATAAACTCTTTAATCAAGCAGCTAAATTGATGAAAGAAATCGATAAAAATCATCCTGTAGCTGTTTGTAATGGAGATTTATTATTTGCTGATATGTTTGCTGATGAATGCAAAGACGTAGATATTTTTGGTACAAATATGTACAGAGGTAAATCTTTTACAGATGCGTTTTTAAGAGTAAAAAATGAAATTAACAAACCCATTCTTTTTACAGAGTTTGGCGCAGATGCGTTTAATGCTAAAACCAATTCAGAAGATCAAAAAATGCAAGCGTATTTTATGATAGAAAACTGGAAAGAAATTTATTTAAATGCAGCTGGTTTAGGAAATACGAACAACTCAATTGGCGGATTTACTTTTCAGTTTAGTGATGGATGGTGGAAATATGGACAAACTAAGAATTTAGAAATTCACGATAAAAATGCTTCTTGGTCTAGTGAAGGTTATCATTTCGATTTTACAGAAGGTAGCAAAAATATGAATGAAGAATGGTTTGGTATTTGTGCAAAAGGTGCAACTAATAAAGATGGTTTTTATCAATTAAAACCAAGAGTTGCTTATTATGCAATTCAAGAAATACATCAATTAAATCCTTATAAAAAAGGAGTTACAGCAAAAACTGTATCAAATTATTTTAAAAATATTCAGGCAAAAAATACGGATTTAAATAAAGAGTAAATATAAAAATTGATAACATAGATTATCAACAGAAAAAATCAATATAATAAAGAAAAAATGAGCAAAACTGTTTCTTACAAAGACAATGTAAACTCGAATCCTAATACAGCTATAACAGGAGAGTTGGTAACATTAGAAAACGAATCTTACTATAAAATAGCTAATAGTCATACAATGCGTCCGTTTTTTATGACGATTGTTTCAGACTCAAATCATTGGATGTTTATTTCTAGTAATGGTGGTTTAACTGCGGGTAGAAAAAATGCGGAATACGCAATTTTTCCATATTACACAGATGATAAAATAACTGAACTTGCAGAAACTACAGGTTGTAAAACTGTTTTTAGAATTGCTAAAAATGGCAAATCTATTTTGTGGGAACCTTTTTCAGAAA contains:
- a CDS encoding glycoside hydrolase family 16 protein, which gives rise to MKKLKNIYIVLFSMLMVFVGCQENNYQFGEIVTPTNISITAEIVGVDSSNPYGDGSGSVNFTAIADNASSYVFYFDGIAEKSPSGELSKRFSKVGVNVYTVVVKANGTGGLSSTETIEVEVFSSFTDEEAENFLSGANIGDSKKWYWQADKDVHVGLGPVTDDYGNGEFAYEAWWNGIKAWDEEKSCMYDNEFVFTRTANGLTFEQTVGPAFVPGTYADVLGVAGDTCHDDTVATSMFGVKTVSFGPSTSKAATEGSYNNEPYRGTTFEISEGGFMGWLVGSSTYDIISISNDELIVRIIQDGDGFAWYHKFTSTKPVEGAVSYTYNDLVWEDDFNTDGAPNTANWTYDLGAGGWGNGEAQTYTDELENAKIENGSLIITAKADGSGGYTSARLKSQGLQEFTYGRVEVRAKLPAAQGTWPAIWMLGSNFPDVGWPKCGEIDIMEMTGQDKNTTLGTCHWFDEASQSKADYGETTAISNVDSEFHLYTLEWTDTAIKIYLDDVPFYELTNSSDLPFNADFFLILNVAMGGTLGGTIDAGFTEDTMEIDYVKVYQ
- a CDS encoding glycoside hydrolase family 2 TIM barrel-domain containing protein; translation: MKSTFIALFVFFFTLNSCAQSNNVAVVSNKQGVKLMVNGKDFFINGMNWDYFPIGTNYEYSLWNQSEDFIEKALASEMSLLQKMGVNTIRVYAGIPPKWITHIYKNYGIYTMLNHSFGRYGNTINNQWIPVTDYRNPETQKGLLSEVTKMAKTYKDTPGLLLFLLGNENNYGLFWAGSETEDFPDDENQKREMGEKRGRPMYKLFNQAAKLMKEIDKNHPVAVCNGDLLFADMFADECKDVDIFGTNMYRGKSFTDAFLRVKNEINKPILFTEFGADAFNAKTNSEDQKMQAYFMIENWKEIYLNAAGLGNTNNSIGGFTFQFSDGWWKYGQTKNLEIHDKNASWSSEGYHFDFTEGSKNMNEEWFGICAKGATNKDGFYQLKPRVAYYAIQEIHQLNPYKKGVTAKTVSNYFKNIQAKNTDLNKE